From a single Streptomyces sp. 1331.2 genomic region:
- a CDS encoding DUF5819 family protein, translating to MAETTERPGPGRAWSRPATAVLGLAGVVLLGGTALFLAAVFLHVAPANSLSRQYRDEVDGIVYPEFEQNWKLFAPNPLQQNVSVDARVRTVAPGGATRTHDWIGLTAQDLAAIRGNPAPSHVDQNLLRRAWDFYDGTHNPQDETSTGTRGKLAEQYLKRIALQRIGRDLDGERILEIDFRVTTATVPPPTWNGEAAPPEPKVRELPWWPVADEDYRGLRG from the coding sequence ATGGCGGAGACGACGGAGCGGCCGGGCCCCGGGCGGGCCTGGTCGAGGCCGGCGACGGCCGTGCTGGGCCTCGCCGGGGTGGTGCTGCTCGGCGGCACCGCACTGTTCCTTGCCGCGGTGTTCCTGCACGTCGCGCCCGCCAACTCGCTGTCCCGGCAGTACCGGGACGAGGTCGACGGCATCGTCTACCCGGAGTTCGAGCAGAACTGGAAGCTGTTCGCGCCCAACCCGCTGCAGCAGAACGTCAGCGTGGACGCCCGGGTGCGGACCGTCGCGCCCGGCGGGGCGACCCGCACCCACGACTGGATCGGCCTGACCGCGCAGGACCTCGCCGCGATACGGGGCAACCCGGCGCCCAGCCACGTCGACCAGAACCTGCTGCGCCGGGCCTGGGACTTCTACGACGGCACGCACAACCCGCAGGACGAGACGTCCACCGGGACGCGCGGCAAGCTCGCCGAGCAGTACCTCAAACGGATCGCGCTGCAGCGGATCGGTCGGGACCTGGACGGCGAGCGGATCCTGGAGATCGACTTCCGGGTGACCACGGCCACCGTCCCGCCGCCGACCTGGAACGGTGAGGCCGCGCCGCCCGAGCCCAAGGTGCGGGAGCTGCCGTGGTGGCCGGTCGCGGACGAGGACTACCGGGGGCTGCGCGGATGA
- a CDS encoding rhodanese-like domain-containing protein: MSAQSPARWTDPEQQELEERVAAAELAWLSMDVDVQTLRVEIDNFALIHHQLLGPLYARLDELDALVAEAVAARTGLPEDRRRAAEARQQVEELPDLDALFDSVQEKREQSGREQAGQGEAGQGPEAAPPPPAVPAAPARVRPGKEAQRIYRELVRRAHPDLTTDPAEQQRRADFLARVNQAYAYGDAAALEGLAAEWSTAPEAAPGVDSPDRLDWLRRRLDWLTAKIAETAAEQVRLEQTPMGELLALAPQDPDRLLEQLAEELLAKAADRQAELERLLDGHRPVDGHRPAGGHGHDHGHGQAPVGDNGTDPNRPQESHTMFAQIPTADAAAVPADAALLDVREQDEWDAGHVDGALHIPLGQVIARLGELPDEKLYVLCRVGGRSAQVVQYLVQQGRDAVNVDGGMYAWQDAGRPMVSSTGQEAFVL; encoded by the coding sequence GTGAGCGCGCAGAGCCCCGCCCGCTGGACGGACCCGGAGCAGCAGGAGCTGGAGGAGCGGGTCGCCGCCGCCGAGCTCGCCTGGCTCAGCATGGACGTGGACGTGCAGACGCTGCGGGTCGAGATCGACAACTTCGCCCTGATCCACCATCAGCTGCTCGGCCCGCTCTACGCCCGGCTGGACGAGCTGGACGCCCTGGTCGCCGAGGCCGTCGCGGCCCGCACGGGGCTGCCCGAGGACCGGCGCCGGGCCGCCGAGGCGCGGCAGCAGGTCGAGGAACTGCCGGACCTGGACGCGCTGTTCGACTCGGTGCAGGAGAAGCGGGAGCAGTCGGGACGGGAGCAGGCCGGGCAGGGGGAGGCCGGGCAGGGGCCCGAGGCGGCCCCGCCGCCGCCCGCCGTGCCCGCCGCGCCGGCCCGGGTGCGGCCGGGCAAGGAGGCCCAGCGGATCTACCGCGAGCTGGTCCGCCGTGCCCACCCCGACCTCACCACCGACCCGGCCGAGCAACAGCGCCGGGCCGACTTCCTCGCCCGGGTCAACCAGGCCTACGCGTACGGGGACGCCGCCGCGCTGGAGGGCCTGGCCGCCGAGTGGTCCACCGCGCCGGAGGCCGCACCCGGCGTCGACTCCCCCGACCGGCTGGACTGGCTGCGCCGCCGGCTGGACTGGCTGACCGCCAAGATCGCCGAGACCGCCGCGGAGCAGGTCCGGCTGGAACAGACCCCGATGGGCGAACTGCTCGCCCTCGCCCCGCAGGACCCGGACCGGCTGCTGGAGCAGCTGGCCGAGGAGCTGCTGGCCAAGGCCGCCGACCGGCAGGCCGAGCTGGAGCGGCTGCTCGACGGGCACCGGCCCGTGGACGGCCACCGGCCCGCGGGCGGGCATGGCCACGATCACGGCCACGGGCAGGCCCCGGTGGGCGACAATGGCACGGACCCGAACCGACCCCAGGAGAGCCACACGATGTTCGCGCAGATCCCCACCGCCGACGCCGCCGCCGTACCCGCCGATGCCGCCCTGCTGGACGTGCGCGAGCAGGACGAGTGGGACGCCGGGCACGTGGACGGCGCGCTGCACATCCCGCTGGGCCAGGTGATCGCCCGGCTCGGCGAGCTGCCCGACGAGAAGCTGTACGTGCTCTGCCGGGTCGGCGGCCGCTCCGCGCAGGTCGTCCAGTACCTGGTGCAGCAGGGCCGGGACGCGGTGAACGTCGACGGCGGGATGTACGCCTGGCAGGACGCCGGCCGTCCGATGGTGAGCAGCACCGGCCAGGAGGCCTTCGTCCTCTAG